The Ectothiorhodospiraceae bacterium 2226 region CTGGTCAACAGCGGGCCTGCCACCGCGAGGTCCGGCGCGTCGGGCGCCTCGGCCGCCGTTTCGCGCAGCTCGACATTCCACGCCGGTCCGCCCAAATCGACCACGCCGGTGACGCCGCTCGCGGTGTAACGGCGCAGCGTCTCGTTCAGGCGTTGACGCACCGCCGCCTGCTCGTCGCGGTAGCTGCGCTGATGGCGTAGATCGAGGATGTCGGGGCGCGTGTAGATGCCGCCGGACTGGAAGAAGTGCACGTGGGCGTCGATCAGGCCGGGCAGCACGTGATGGCCGTCCAGCGCGAAACGCTGCAGGTCGGGCTCGAGCTGCACCTCGTGGCGGGGCCCGATGGCCGCGATGCGGCCGTCACGCACCACCACGGTCATGTCCGCTTGCGGCGGTCCGCCGCGCCCGTCGATGAGGGTGACCCCGGTCAGCGCCAGCGGCTCATGGGCTGCGGCCGTGCCCACGAAGGCGCACAGCAATATGAACAACATTCTCATCCGTGAGGTCTCATCGGTCTGGTCGCCAGGGGAGCTCCAGAAAATCCCTCCCGCTCTTCTCTGCCCACGCAAAGCAACCGAATAGATCGGAGCTTCCCTAGCCTTCCGGCGGAGGCTCCAGCGGCGCGGCGCATTGCCAGCACAGCTCAAACGTACGCGGGTTCTCCTCACCACAGCGCGGACAGTTCAGCGTGTCGGCCGCGGCCCGCGCCGCCGCCTCGTATTCCCGTACGGCCGACAACGCGCGCTCGGCATCGCGCGCGTCCTCCACCCAGATCTCGGGGTAAACATGTGTGAACGGCAAATCGCCCAAGCCGCCCGCCAAATGCTCGTTGAATATGCGCGCCGGAATACCCGCATGTTGCAGACGGTGGAGGATGAGATAGGCTTCTTGCAGGTTGGCCGCGCGGTAGACGCGTCGCATGCACCCTCCAGGGCGTGGACCGGAGCGCGTGCCCGGCGTTCGCTATGCTACGGGTTATAGATCAAGAATAGACCCGCGCCCGCAGAGTAGAGGTCCATGCTACGCCGCCGACGCGTCGGTGCGCCAGCCAGAACGCGCAGGGAGCGCGAGTCAAGGAGGGACCATGCAGCAACGCCGCGAAGCGGACCCGCGGCTCGCCCTGGTGGAACGGTTCTTCGCCGGCACCGGGCCGAGCTACGACTTCATGGTCAACGCCGCGACCTTCGGCATCGACCGGCTCTGGAAACGGCGCATCGTGGATGCGATCCCGCCCCATGCGCTCAGTATCGTCGACCTCGCCTGCGGCACCGGCATCTCCACGCTCGCCATCGCCAAACGCTTCCCGCGCAGCCGCATCGTGGGCGTGGAGCTGCGCGAGGAGTACCTGCAGCATGCGCGCCGCAAGGTACAGAACGAAGGTCTGGAGCATGTGGAGCTGGTGCTATCGCGCGCCGAGGATTTCCTGCCGGCGGAGCGCTTCGACTGCATCAGCTCCTCCTACCTGGCCAAGTACGCCGAACTGCCCACCCTGGTCGCCAACGCGCACAGCCTGCTGAACGAGGACGGGGTGTTCATCGCGCACGACTTCACCTACCCCGCCAAGCCGGCGCTGGTGCGCATCTGGCGCGCCTACTTCGCGGTGATGCAGCGCGTGAGTCCGGTACTGTTCCCCTCTTGGAACGAGATCTATTACGGACTGCCGGAGCTGATCGAACGCACGAAGTGGCTGCAGGAACTGCCGCCGCTGCTCGAAGAGCATGGCTTCCGCAATATCGAGGTCACGCACCTGACCGCCTACGGCTCGGCGCTCGTGCGCGCGGAACGGGCTTGAGCGCCATGCCTACCGGCCCTGCGCCGCGAGCAGCAGCGCGCCGCCCAGGGTGATGACGCCGGCGCTCACCGCGCGCAGCACCCCCTCCAGAGTCTGCGCCGCCGGGCGCGGCGGAGTCTCACCGCGACGCAGTGCCTTGTAGGGCCGCGAGGCACGGATCTGCACCAGACTGAACAGCGCCGCCGCCAGCGCGAGCAACAGCACGCTCGGGCGCAGCGCGTTGGTTTGCAGCGTGTAACCTGCCAGCACCGGCAGCGCGCCCCAGGAGACGGCAAACCAGGCGTCGGTGTGGAAGCGGCCGCGAAACCACTCGAGGTTGTAGGCCAGCGCGAAAAAGCCCTCCACCAGCGCGATCAACGCGAACAGCACCAGGCCGTAGCGCAACACGTAATACCCGCCGATCGCGTAGGCGAGCGTGAAGGCCAGCGCCGTGACCAGCAGCAGTTCGCGCCGACCGAGCAACTCGCCCCAGGGTTTGACGCGGCGGCTGCCGAGCGCATCCAGGGCGTGCGCGCCGATGCCCAGGCCGAGGAAATAGATCGCGACCACCGCCGCCACCCGTGCCCAATCGGGCGCCGGCGCGAGCAGCGCGCCCATCACCGTGT contains the following coding sequences:
- a CDS encoding class I SAM-dependent methyltransferase, which translates into the protein MQQRREADPRLALVERFFAGTGPSYDFMVNAATFGIDRLWKRRIVDAIPPHALSIVDLACGTGISTLAIAKRFPRSRIVGVELREEYLQHARRKVQNEGLEHVELVLSRAEDFLPAERFDCISSSYLAKYAELPTLVANAHSLLNEDGVFIAHDFTYPAKPALVRIWRAYFAVMQRVSPVLFPSWNEIYYGLPELIERTKWLQELPPLLEEHGFRNIEVTHLTAYGSALVRAERA
- a CDS encoding DUF2007 domain-containing protein; the encoded protein is MRRVYRAANLQEAYLILHRLQHAGIPARIFNEHLAGGLGDLPFTHVYPEIWVEDARDAERALSAVREYEAAARAAADTLNCPRCGEENPRTFELCWQCAAPLEPPPEG